TGGCTCATGAAATAGCCCAATCTCTGGAGCAAGAGCACCCCGAGCAGATCACGAGTTCCATGAAGAAGTCTCTTCGCACTGGAAAAGTCTTCGTGGACTGGAGCCAAAACAACCCGTCCAAAACCACCGTGGCCCCGTACTCGCTCCGCGGAAGGACAAGGCCGACCGTTGCTGCTCCTCGCACATGGCACGAACTCGCTTCCCCTTACCTGCGTCAGCTCGAGTTCGAAGAAGTGCTCGACAAAGTCGCCAAGCGAGGCGACCCGCTCGCCGAGCCCACCCGGTAACAGCCATCCGAGGGTGTCGGCGCGCATCGTCATCGAGAAACCCGGATCCCGATCTGCGCCTTGAGCCTTGGCAAAATTTCTGTCACAACCACTGGAACACACCGCCCAGATCACTAAGAGTCACTAAAGACGACGGACTTGTTATTCACCGAGTCGCCACCTCAGCACGGCCATACTCCTCGCGGCCAATCCATGACGGCGCCCCCGTCGCTAATTGAACGCCCGCCTGTACTGCGGCGGCACGTAGTCCACCTCGTACTGAAGCCCCTTGGCTGCATGCAGCGCAAAGTTCGGGTCGCGCATCGTCTCACGTCCGATCAGCACAACGTCGGCCTGCCCACTCGCCAGAATTTGCTCAGCCTGCAACGGATCATTGATAACGCCAACCGCGGCTGTTGGCACATCCGATCGCCGACGTACCTCTTCCGCGAATCGCACCTGGTAACCGGGACCCGCAGGGATTCGGGCGAGGACATTCCCACCCGTAGACACGTCAATCAGATCAACGCCGCGCCCCTTCAGCCAGTCCACCAGGCGAACCGTGTCGTCAGTCGTGATGCCACCTTCTGTCCAATCGGTGGCCGACAAACGTACCAGCACGGGGACGTCCTCTCCCACTTCTTTCCGCACGGCGTCGACCGTTTCGAAGAGGATACGTGCCCGGTTCTTGGGAGTTCCCCCGTACTCGTCACTTCGCTGGTTGCTAAGTGGTGAAAGGAACTCGTGAATCAGGTATCCGTGCGCGGCATGCACCTCAACAAAGTCAAACCCAGCCTCCACCGCGCGTCGTGCCGCTAGCGCAAACGCCGCAACAATCTCCGCGATCTCGTCAGTAGTGAGAGCGCGCGGCTCCGCAAGACCCGGGAATGCGATGGCCGACGGAGCGACCGTCTGCCACCCACCGTCCGCGAGCGCCATACTCCCCTTGCGGTCGACTCCCCACTCCGGCCACACCGACGCCTTCCGTCCCGCGTGAGCCAGTTGGATGCCGATGGCCGCCTCTTGGGAATGAACAAAGTCAATGATGGGGACGAGGGCATCCCGTTGCGCCTCATTCCAGAGTCCTAGATCAGCAGGAGAAATCCGTCCCTCGGGAACCACTCCTGTCGCCTCAACAATCACCGCACCAAACCCACCCCGAGCAATTCCCCCGTAATGCACCAGGTGCCAGGGGGTTGCGACACCGTCCCACCCCTCGGCCGAATACTGACACATTGGCGGCACCCAGATCCGGTTCCGGACGGTAAGTCCACGAAGCACAATAGGATCAAACAGTAAGTGCGACAAAAGAACCTGGCCTTTCCACAAACGCAGTCCAATAGTTACGAGGATAATCGGCTTGGATGGCACCGACCATTCATTCCCCGCGTTCTGCGACATTTCTGTTCTCACGAACTCGCTGACATTTGCCGGACGTTTCCGTACCGGAACGCCTGTCAGAGTTGGTGGCCATGTCCGCTGTCGGCAGCGTCCAGTACGTCGAACCACTCAGTTGATAGCAATGATCTTGTCGTCATCAGGACCCGGGTCAACGCGACCGTCAGTGTTATTGGTCAAAATCCATATCTTCCCATTTGGTCGAACAACCACGTCACGCAAACGTCCGTATTCCTCCACATACAGTTCAGTAAACGAAGTTAAGTCGCCAAGCGGAATCACCCGGAGCCTCATCCCACGTAGGTTCGCCATATAGATGCTGCCATCGGCAATGGCGATACCGGACGGACTTGCCACCTCCGGGGTCCAGACCGCGATCGGATCAATGAAACCTTCAGCGCCGGAGACACCCTCGTGTATCGGCCAACCATAGTTACCGCCCGGGTGAATAATGTTGAGCTCGTCCCACGCATGGTCCCCAAACTCAGAAGCGTACATGGTTCCGTCTGAACCCCAGGCTAGTCCTTGAACGTTACGGTGACCGTAAGTGTAAACCGGCGAACCCTCGAACGGGTTATCCGCAGGGACTCCACCATCGGGGGTAAGGCGAAGGATCTTTCCGGCAAGCGAGCTAAGGTCCTGCGCGCCGGTTGGGTAGTATGCGTCTCCGGTTGTTGCGTAGAGCATTCCATCCGGACCGAAGGCGAGACGTCCCCCATTGTGGTTGGTTGAGAAGGGAATGCCGTCAAGCAAGATCTCTTCGCTGCCCAACTGGTAGCTGCCGGGTTCGCCCTGAAGCTTGAACCGAACAATCCGGTTGTCTGCGGGCGAGGTGTAGTAACAGTAGAGGTAGCCCTCGTTCACCGCGAGACCGAGTAGGCCGCCCTCGTGCAAGGGTGCAGCTCCCCCGATTACGCCTACCTCGCGAGTTTGGCCGTCATCGGTAAGTTCAAGGACGCGGCGCGAGTCACGTTCACTAATAAAGGTGGCACCATTACCAAAAGCAATCGACCACGGTGCAGCGAGGTTCGTAACGACGACGCCGCTCGCGGTATCAAGGAATGTTGGCTCCGGCTCTTCCTCCGGCAGTGACTGCGGGAGTTCCTGTGGTCGGCTCTGTGATTCGTGCGCACTGCTCTGTGGTGTCGGATCGGGGTCCGTGGCAATCTCCTCGGCGGGCTGTGAACAACCCGCAAGGGCAATCGCCACGGCGGCTAGACCCGCCCAGGATAACTTTCTTCGCCTATTCGGACGGGTACGCATAATCGGTCCGATCTGATCGGTTACTTGAGCACTCCGGATTGAGGCTAGTTACGATTCAAGCAGCCCTAGGCGCTCGAAAGCTAGAGCCAGTCCACCCTCGTCCACCCCGGCAGTAACCCAGTCTGCGGCCGCTCGGGCTGCGGGAACGCCGTCGCCCATCGCCACCGAGGTTCCTGCGACACTAAGCATCTCGATGTCGTTGTCCGAATCTCCAATTGCGATCGTTTCCTCGATTGGAACGCCAAGCTTCTCCGCGATCTTCATCATTCCGACCGACTTGTTCATTCCCGGCGCCCCGAGTTCTCCGATCACGCTGACGTGTGTGCGTAGTGAACCCGGGATCACCTCGTATCGGTCGCCAAAGTGTTCCTGGACGTCTTCCAAGGTCGCCTTTGCATCGCTTGGAATCGCAAAAACTGTCTTAGGAGCGCTTTCTGGGACTCCTACACGAACGTACGGCTCGATCTGGGTCAGGTATGCGCTCCAGTCAGCAGCCGAGTCTCCCCCGGCCTCTGGTGGAATGAAGACCTTGAGGATGTCACCTAGTGTGTTGATATTTGTCCCGGTGAGCCAGTAGTGGTCGATGCCTTTGTCCATCAGCCACTCAGATATCTCCGTCAGCTCTTCTTGTGGCATCCGCACATCCAGGACAGGAGTTCCGTCGACCTCTGCGTATGCGCCGTTCAAAGCAACAATGTCCCGGAATCCGATATCCCAGAGGAACTGATAGATCTCGACCTTGCTTCGTCCCGTGCACAGAACTAGACGGTGACCGCCGGCGACGGCGGCAGTCAACGCCTCTCGCGCGGAATCGGGAAGTTGTTGGTCGTCGTTCAGTAACGTGCCATCTACGTCAAGGAATACAAGTCGGCTCACAGGTCCATACTGTCAGACGGTGCGCAGATCGCGCAGGTGCTGCCGCGAGCGCAACGGCACAGTCCGCGACCTGTTACGAAGACACGGCGCTAAGATTTAGTTGTTGCCACTGAGGCTGAAGAAAGTTCGACGGCCTACGGCGACGACATTCGCGAGAAGGCTTAATGAGCAACCACAACCATTCCGGACCAAACCTATTCCCTCGCAGAGGAACATTTTCTGAGGCGAGTCGGATCGCGCAACTTTTACGCAAAGAGACTGTCGGCGGCTTCATGTTGGTAGCGGCGGCAGTCATCGCAATGATTTGGTCGAACTCCCCCTGGTCTGAGAGCTACGCGGCCATCCGCGACTTCAAGATTGGCTATGCTCCTTGGCACCTGGAGTTAAGCATTGGTCAATGGACCTCTGATGGGCTGCTAGCAATTTTCTTCTTCATGGTCGGTCTGGAACTGAAGCGTGAGTTTGTTATCGGAGACCTAAGGAAGCTCAGCACAGCTGTAGTACCCATTGCGGCAGCCTTTGGCGGAGTCGCTGTTCCAGCTCTTATTTACACTGCCGTGGTTTCTGGAAACCCGAATCTACACCACGGATGGGCAATCCCAACGGCGACAGACATCGCTTTCGCGGTGGCGGTGCTGGCAATCATCGGCTCGAAGCTTCCTTCCGCATTGCGAATATTCCTTCTCACGCTTGCCGTCGTTGATGATCTGATCGCCATCACGATCATCGCCGTCTTCTACTCTGACAACATCAACCTTGGTTACCTTCTAGCATCGCTTGGAGTCATTGCAGTTTATGGGGTAATCGCGCAGCGTTACAGGGGCATTTTCGGCCTGCAACCGTTTGCCGCGTGGGTCGTGCTGTTCCCGATTGGTGTGGTCGCGTGGGCATTTATGCACGCATCGGGAATCCATGCCACGATCGCGGGAGTTCTGCTCGGACTGACCATTCCTGTCCTTCACCGCAGCAACGCACCAGAGGAGTTCAAGAAGCGCCCCGGACTCGCCGAAGAGTTCGAGCACCGTTTTCGACCTCTTTCGACCGGAGTGGCAGTGCCACTGTTTGCCCTGTTTGCTGCGGGAGTGCCGCTCGGCGGAGTAAACGGGTTTCGAGAGTCGCTAACAAGCACGGTATCCGTAGCGGTTATGTTGGCCCTGGTACTTGGCAAGCCCCTTGGAATTGTCCTCACGACCTGGGTGACCACTCGGCTCACCCGAACGGGACTCGACCCCTCTTACCACTGGATCGACATGGTTGGGGTAGGAATGCTGGCCGGAATCGGCTTCACCGTCTCGTTGCTGGTGGCCGAGCTTAGCTTTGATCACGGAAGTGTTGAGGGTGACCACGCGAAAATAGCGATCCTTGTCGCATCGGTGATTGCGGCGACGATGGCATCCCTCGTCCTAATTCCTCGTAATCGTCATTACCGACTGATTTACGAGGGGGAACAAGTCGACGCCGACCAGGACGGCATTCCCGATATCTACCAGAGTAACGAAGAATAACCGTTCACCCGGCGAGCGGAAATAGCATCGTCAGGGTGCCGATTACTATCAGTACAAGGCCGACCAGCGCTTTTCTAGACTGCCTTTCCCCGAATATCAGCCACGCCAAAACAACCGTGACAAGAATACTCAGCTTGTCGATTGGAGCAACGACGCTAGCTGGACCATCCTGCATCGCGCGCCAGTAGAAAAGCCATGAGACTCCAGTTGCCAAACCTGAGAGCGCAATGAACCCGATTTCGCGTCTGGGAATAGCGCTAAGTCTAGAAGCCTCGCCACTTATGGCCACCACGATCCAAGCCATTATTAGCACCACAAACGAGCGCACCGCGGTTCCTAGATTTGATTCGACGCCTACAATACCGACCTTTCCGAGGATTGCAGTCAGCGCCGCGAAAACTGCCGAACCCAGGGCATAGAAGACCCAAGAACCGGCGCCCTTCTTGGTTGGATCGGGGCGCCATTCAACCATCAGGTAGGTACCAACGGAGATCAGAGCAATACCAACAAGGCGGGCAACAAGACTGTTCGTTTCGCCAAGTAAAAAGACTGCCAGAAGCACCGTGATTACGATGCTCGACTTGTCTATGGCCGAGACCGTTGAAACCGGTCCAAGCTGGATGGCGCGGAAGAAACAGAGCCACGAGGCACCTGTCGCCAAACCTGAAAGGACCAGAAAGAACCAGGTTTGGCCACTCAGATCACCGATAGCCTGCCAAGATCCGACAATCGTTACCATCAGTAGAGCGCTCAGAAGAACGACAATGGTTCGCAGCGCAGTGGCTAAATTCGACGGAGTCTGCTCAACGCCCGCCTTGGCAAGAATCGCGGTGAGCCCGGCAAAGAACGCGGCGCCGAGAGCAAACAGAATCCACACGAGGCTAGATTGCCTCTGCTTTCAGCAAGAACAGCGGAATCTGCCTGGTCTCATCATCAACCGTCTTTGTCTGGCTATAGACCGTCTCAACTGAGTGGACCCGGAACCTTGCTTCACGACACCATTTTGAGAGTTCATCGCGATCGAATCCATGATGGCCGTTAAACCCCTCAAAGTTCTGGTGCCAAAACCCTCCATCCTGATCCATGTCAATCGCCAGCAATCGTCCACCGACTGGGAGCAGACCCCAAATGTTCTCTAGGACCGTCTGCAAATCATGAATGTGGTGGAAAGCGAGGGTACTGAAAACTACGTCCACCTCGGTGTCAGGCAGAGGCCGCTCAGCGAGGTCCCATTGCAGGGCGCTTACTTTTGGGCCGTTCAGTTCTTCTAGTTTTGTCTCGACCTGCTCGATCATTCCCGCAGATGAGTCAACCAACAACAAGCTCCGGAACTGGTCTTGTAGCTCAAGTCCCAAAGCACCCGTGCCGCACCCGTATTCAAGTCCTCGCACCCCATCGATGGTTGGCGGCAGAGCCTCACGGATAGCTGATGCAAAGACCTTTGCTCGCTCAAGCCTGCGCTGCCGATCCCATGCAGAAGCTGCTTTGTCGAACTGATTCATGTCACAACTCTAGTGTGGCGGCTGTGGGCCCCTCCGCGCTCATGGCTAAGCTGAAACGATGACTAAGCGCGACCATTCAAAAGAGCCAGCACCAAAGTATGAACCGATTGTCGAAGCCGCCCACCAGCTCTATGAGCCGGGTGTGCCGTTCGAGATCCCCATTCCCGAAGAATCGGTATTTAGTCTGCTTGAGGAAGCCGGAACCCGCTATCCGAACGTCAACGCCATCGACTACTTCGGTCAGACCTACACGTACGCTCAGATCCTCGACCAAGCTCAGCGAGCGGCCCAAGTTCTCGTGAATATGGGAGTCGAGCGAGGAGACGTGGTGGCCCTCGCTCTTCCAAACTGCCCGCAGGCGTTTGTCGCGTTCTACGCGTGTCAACGCATCGGGGCCGTTGCCGCACAGCACAATCCTCTTGCTACGGCACCTGAGATTGCCGGTCAGCTACGTCGCCATCAGGCGAAGATAGCGGTCGTTTGGGAAGGTTCTGCGGATAAGTTTCCCACCGACGGGGACTCTCCCCTTGAGACCGTTTTATCCGTAAACATCACCGCACAGATGCCGCGAAAGAATCGGGTCCTTCTCTCGCTCCCTGTCAAGGCAGCCAGAGAACAGCGCGCCCAACTTCGCACCGAGGTTCCCGAGACGATGCAGTCTTGGGACCACCTGGTCAAGAACAGTTCGGCGCTTACGGCGGACTATCCGCATGCCAAGGTCGATGACGTTGCAGTCATCCTGCACACCGGTGGCACCAACGGAGTACCCAAGTCCGTTCCCCTCACCCACCGCAACCTGGGTGCGAACGTCAATCAGTGCCTCTTCTGGGTTTTCAAGTTGCACGAGGGATCAGAAGTCTTCTTCTCGCTACTCCCCTACTTCCACGCTTTCGGATTAACCTTCTTCCTTCTAGCCGCCGTCAAGAAAGCTGCGACCCAGGTCGTCCTGCCAAAGTTCAACGTCGACCTAGCCCTTGAGGCACATCGCCGCACGCCCGTGACCTTCTTCGTTGGCGTTCCTCCCATGTTCGAGAGAATCGCAAAAGGTGCACTTGAATCGAACACAGACATATCGACGATTAGGTTCGCCGTCTCTGGCGCGATGCCCCTAAGCGAGAAAGTAGCCCACCTGTGGCAGTCGGCCTCCCACGGAGTGATCCTGGAGGGATACGGTCTTTCGGAGACCTCCCCCGTTATCTCCGGGTCTCCCCTTTCACCGGTGCGTCGCCTGGGCACCCTCGGACTTCCCTTCCCCTCTACCCGTGTGCGCCTAGTTGAGTTGGACGATCCCACCAAAGATGTCGAGGACGGAACACCGGGTGAAATCATAGTGAAGGGCCCCCAAGTGTTCTCCGGTTATCTGAATGCGCCGGAGGAGAATGAGGCGGCATTCACCGAGGAAGGCTGGTTCCGTACCGGCGATATTGCAACCAACGAGGGCGGCTACCTTTACCTAGCTGATCGCCGCAAGGAACTAATTCTCTCCGGTGGGTTCAACGTCTACCCCAGCCAGGTGGAGGAGGTGCTTCGAACATTCCCCGGCGTCAGAGATGTTGCCGTGGTGGGCGTGCCAACGGGTGATGATCGGGAAGTCGTCAC
The sequence above is a segment of the Actinomycetaceae bacterium MB13-C1-2 genome. Coding sequences within it:
- a CDS encoding NADH:flavin oxidoreductase/NADH oxidase, translated to MSQNAGNEWSVPSKPIILVTIGLRLWKGQVLLSHLLFDPIVLRGLTVRNRIWVPPMCQYSAEGWDGVATPWHLVHYGGIARGGFGAVIVEATGVVPEGRISPADLGLWNEAQRDALVPIIDFVHSQEAAIGIQLAHAGRKASVWPEWGVDRKGSMALADGGWQTVAPSAIAFPGLAEPRALTTDEIAEIVAAFALAARRAVEAGFDFVEVHAAHGYLIHEFLSPLSNQRSDEYGGTPKNRARILFETVDAVRKEVGEDVPVLVRLSATDWTEGGITTDDTVRLVDWLKGRGVDLIDVSTGGNVLARIPAGPGYQVRFAEEVRRRSDVPTAAVGVINDPLQAEQILASGQADVVLIGRETMRDPNFALHAAKGLQYEVDYVPPQYRRAFN
- a CDS encoding class I SAM-dependent methyltransferase, with the protein product MNQFDKAASAWDRQRRLERAKVFASAIREALPPTIDGVRGLEYGCGTGALGLELQDQFRSLLLVDSSAGMIEQVETKLEELNGPKVSALQWDLAERPLPDTEVDVVFSTLAFHHIHDLQTVLENIWGLLPVGGRLLAIDMDQDGGFWHQNFEGFNGHHGFDRDELSKWCREARFRVHSVETVYSQTKTVDDETRQIPLFLLKAEAI
- a CDS encoding PQQ-dependent sugar dehydrogenase → MRTRPNRRRKLSWAGLAAVAIALAGCSQPAEEIATDPDPTPQSSAHESQSRPQELPQSLPEEEPEPTFLDTASGVVVTNLAAPWSIAFGNGATFISERDSRRVLELTDDGQTREVGVIGGAAPLHEGGLLGLAVNEGYLYCYYTSPADNRIVRFKLQGEPGSYQLGSEEILLDGIPFSTNHNGGRLAFGPDGMLYATTGDAYYPTGAQDLSSLAGKILRLTPDGGVPADNPFEGSPVYTYGHRNVQGLAWGSDGTMYASEFGDHAWDELNIIHPGGNYGWPIHEGVSGAEGFIDPIAVWTPEVASPSGIAIADGSIYMANLRGMRLRVIPLGDLTSFTELYVEEYGRLRDVVVRPNGKIWILTNNTDGRVDPGPDDDKIIAIN
- a CDS encoding EamA family transporter, whose translation is MWILFALGAAFFAGLTAILAKAGVEQTPSNLATALRTIVVLLSALLMVTIVGSWQAIGDLSGQTWFFLVLSGLATGASWLCFFRAIQLGPVSTVSAIDKSSIVITVLLAVFLLGETNSLVARLVGIALISVGTYLMVEWRPDPTKKGAGSWVFYALGSAVFAALTAILGKVGIVGVESNLGTAVRSFVVLIMAWIVVAISGEASRLSAIPRREIGFIALSGLATGVSWLFYWRAMQDGPASVVAPIDKLSILVTVVLAWLIFGERQSRKALVGLVLIVIGTLTMLFPLAG
- a CDS encoding HAD family hydrolase → MSRLVFLDVDGTLLNDDQQLPDSAREALTAAVAGGHRLVLCTGRSKVEIYQFLWDIGFRDIVALNGAYAEVDGTPVLDVRMPQEELTEISEWLMDKGIDHYWLTGTNINTLGDILKVFIPPEAGGDSAADWSAYLTQIEPYVRVGVPESAPKTVFAIPSDAKATLEDVQEHFGDRYEVIPGSLRTHVSVIGELGAPGMNKSVGMMKIAEKLGVPIEETIAIGDSDNDIEMLSVAGTSVAMGDGVPAARAAADWVTAGVDEGGLALAFERLGLLES
- the nhaA gene encoding Na+/H+ antiporter NhaA, with amino-acid sequence MSNHNHSGPNLFPRRGTFSEASRIAQLLRKETVGGFMLVAAAVIAMIWSNSPWSESYAAIRDFKIGYAPWHLELSIGQWTSDGLLAIFFFMVGLELKREFVIGDLRKLSTAVVPIAAAFGGVAVPALIYTAVVSGNPNLHHGWAIPTATDIAFAVAVLAIIGSKLPSALRIFLLTLAVVDDLIAITIIAVFYSDNINLGYLLASLGVIAVYGVIAQRYRGIFGLQPFAAWVVLFPIGVVAWAFMHASGIHATIAGVLLGLTIPVLHRSNAPEEFKKRPGLAEEFEHRFRPLSTGVAVPLFALFAAGVPLGGVNGFRESLTSTVSVAVMLALVLGKPLGIVLTTWVTTRLTRTGLDPSYHWIDMVGVGMLAGIGFTVSLLVAELSFDHGSVEGDHAKIAILVASVIAATMASLVLIPRNRHYRLIYEGEQVDADQDGIPDIYQSNEE
- a CDS encoding AMP-binding protein, producing MTKRDHSKEPAPKYEPIVEAAHQLYEPGVPFEIPIPEESVFSLLEEAGTRYPNVNAIDYFGQTYTYAQILDQAQRAAQVLVNMGVERGDVVALALPNCPQAFVAFYACQRIGAVAAQHNPLATAPEIAGQLRRHQAKIAVVWEGSADKFPTDGDSPLETVLSVNITAQMPRKNRVLLSLPVKAAREQRAQLRTEVPETMQSWDHLVKNSSALTADYPHAKVDDVAVILHTGGTNGVPKSVPLTHRNLGANVNQCLFWVFKLHEGSEVFFSLLPYFHAFGLTFFLLAAVKKAATQVVLPKFNVDLALEAHRRTPVTFFVGVPPMFERIAKGALESNTDISTIRFAVSGAMPLSEKVAHLWQSASHGVILEGYGLSETSPVISGSPLSPVRRLGTLGLPFPSTRVRLVELDDPTKDVEDGTPGEIIVKGPQVFSGYLNAPEENEAAFTEEGWFRTGDIATNEGGYLYLADRRKELILSGGFNVYPSQVEEVLRTFPGVRDVAVVGVPTGDDREVVTAALVMDEGEPQPTLEQIRAWSRDKVSAYALPKQIAYITELPRNQLGKVLRRGVQEQLLDPMSKMIGQASRTVTGIVSEVGEAALDALSFGKRTDDEEDRPTESPDATPEK